From a single Nicotiana tomentosiformis chromosome 2, ASM39032v3, whole genome shotgun sequence genomic region:
- the LOC104121190 gene encoding mediator of RNA polymerase II transcription subunit 21 isoform X2, translated as MDIISQLQEQVNTIAALAFNTFGTLQRDAPPVRLSPNYPEPPPANPTEDATNVAEQPKQMSAAFVKAAKQFDALVAALPLSDGAEEAQLKRIAELQAENDAVGQELQKQLEAAEKELKQVQELFNQATDNCLNLKKPE; from the exons ATGGATATAATATCACAGCTACAGGAGCAAGTAAATACCATTGCAGCTCTTGCTTTCAACACCTTTGGTACCCTTCAGAGGGATGCCCCTCCTGTTCGTCTGTCACCTAATTATCCGGAACCTCCTCCTGCTAATCCTACAGAGGATGCAACCAATGTTGCAGAGCAGCCAAAGCAAATGAGTGCTGCTTTTGTTAAGGCTGCCAAGCAG TTTGATGCATTGGTTGCTGCTCTTCCTTTATCAGATGGGGCTGAAGAAGCCCAATTAAAAAGAATTGCAGAACTCCAG GCTGAGAACGATGCAGTTGGCCAAGAACTTCAAAAGCAACTGGAAGCTGCAG AAAAGGAGCTAAAGCAGGTTCAGGAGTTGTTTAACCAAGCAACGGATAACTGCCTGAACCTTAAGAAGCCAGAATGA
- the LOC104121193 gene encoding 15.4 kDa class V heat shock protein, with protein MEFSTFHPSTWNSFFTSPLRFPYHFIPENYVHWRETPESHIYSADLPGLKKEEIKVEVEDSRYLIIRTEAANETTEPTRSFMRKFRLPGMVDMNGICASYRDGVFTVTVPRTLVRRGFFIEPADLPERMVNLGARAA; from the exons ATGGAGTTCTCAACCTTCCACCCCTCAACATGGAATTCTTTCTTCACCTCTCCTCTCCGCTTTCCCTATCATTTCATTCCTGAGAATTATGTTCATTGGAGAGAGACCCCTGAATCTCACATATATTCTGCTGATCTTCCAg GTCTGAAGAAAGAGGAAATAAAGGTGgaagttgaggattcaagataCCTGATAATAAGAACTGAAGCTGCCAATGAAACTACAGAACCAACAAGGAGTTTCATGAGGAAATTTCGGCTACCTGGAATGGTGGATATGAATGGAATTTGTGCTAGTTATAGAGATGGTGTTTTCACAGTCACAGTTCCAAGAACACTTGTGAGAAGGGGATTTTTCATTGAGCCAGCTGACTTGCCAGAAAGGATGGTGAATCTTGGTGCTAGAGCTGCTTGA
- the LOC104121191 gene encoding polyadenylate-binding protein RBP45-like, with protein sequence MQPANTMVPPPQQYQQQWMTQQPPQYQVPPPQQQSGYYYQQQPQQGGVPPPQQQQPQYNASGSVQPTTADEIRSLWIGDLQFWMDEQYLLNCFAQTGEVVNAKVIRNKQTGQSEGYGFVEFNSHAAAERNLQAYNGTLMPNTEQNFRLNWASLGSGEKRSDNAPEYTIFVGDLAADVTDYMLQETFRVNYPSVRGAKVVTDRATGRTKGYGFVKFGDESEQLRAMTEMNGQFCSTRPMRIGPAANKKGMGGQSQASYQISPGAQNEDDPSNTTIFVGNVDTNVTDEHLKQIFGHYGQLLHVKIPVGKRCGFVQFADRSCAEEALRSLNGTQLGGQSIRLSWGRSPANKQPQVDPNQYGGYYGYTPGYEAYGYAPPTQDSNLYYAAGYAGYGNYTQPQQ encoded by the exons ATGCAACCAGCAAATACCATGGTTCCACCACCACAACAGTACCAACAGCAGTGGATGACTCAGCAGCCGCCGCAGTATCAGGTTCCGCCGCCTCAGCAGCAATCTGGATATTATTACCAGCAACAGCCGCAGCAGGGCGGAGTTCCTCCACCTCAACAACAACAGCCTCAGTATAACGCCTCCGGTTCTGTTCAGCCGACTACCGCTGATGAGATCCGAAGCCTTTGGATCGGAGATCTTCAGTTTTGGATGGACGAACAGTACCTCCTCAACTGCTTCGCACAAACTGGAGAG GTGGTCAATGCTAAAGTTATCCGTAACAAGCAAACAGGACAGTCAGAGGGTTATGGCTTTGTTGAGTTTAATAGCCATGCTGCCGCAGagaggaatctgcaagcatataATGGGACCTTGATGCCTAATACTGAGCAAAATTTTAGACTTAACTGGGCATCACTCGGCTCCGGTGAAAAACGTTCCGATAATGCTcctgaatatacaatatttgttGGTGACTTGGCAGCTGATGTCACTGATTACATGCTTCAGGAGACATTTAGGGTTAACTATCCTTCTGTGAGGGGTGCTAAGGTTGTAACAGATAGGGCCACAGGGCGCACCAAAGGTTACGGTTTCGTTAAATTTGGGGATGAAAGTGAGCAGTTACGTGCTATGACAGAGATGAATGGACAGTTTTGCTCGACCAGGCCCATGCGGATTGGTCCTGCAGCTAACAAGAAGGGTATGGGTGGTCAGAGTCAAG CTTCGTATCAAATTTCACCTGGAGCTCAAAATGAGGATGACCCTTCTAATACCACT atttttgtTGGGAACGTGGATACCAATGTAACAGATGAGCATCTGAAGCAGATTTTTGGACATTATGGACAGTTGCTTCATGTAAAAATACCAGTAGGCAAGCGGTGTGGCTTTGTTCAGTTTGCTGACAG AAGTTGTGCTGAGGAAGCTCTACGGTCACTAAATGGAACTCAGCTTGGTGGACAAAGCATCCGTCTTTCCTGGGGTCGTAGTCCAGCAAACAAGCAG CCTCAGGTTGATCCAAACCAATATGGCGGTTATTATGGGTATACACCTGGATATGAGGCGTATGGTTATGCTCCACCTACTCAAGATTCAAATCTATATTATGCGGCGGGCTATGCAGGATATGGGAATTACACACAACCTCAACAATAG
- the LOC104121192 gene encoding uncharacterized protein codes for MDVHLKYAFGRFQEQFGAGPGLGPGSGTNLMKIDGIAPPFIKSIYRAAAALYRTDPWRRLRPSHLFGVRVGKDSDWSGKKQPFSCIQFIGGDGGDIGLYMFRSENDAKKMTGPRETIRVPNVEVLRVTYDLDSVMLPSNKRFVISLALEVSGEDRYPVIDVGRCTNTGELQFRNPTLEELRFVYAVMKGASLLHPLLQQDYGAAPKWSRVIYFEPFIETVDVQWPAEMAKGNDLVAVTISHPPGRGYQEKYSSSSTSTPTKHSEAQMEETFIDVKSNAAVCLRECMLCEEKVSREQSVYCGHCSAVVYCSSVCQKQHWKEAHKDVCGLYRAMMEREEELAMKIFIFNCSAEQPCKWLESLGIHQKGMWRRKCNCYFHCPFGLLPVPGRLWDSWGGLDENEYPHDSPFHNHFRDGILSSVFLSGWLEYYSLRSLPLTSPVADILSHPLTIYYILTALNISSKNLLLKNKEVILHYIGPEGELDWMPAFADIGHLLHGMGNIHIIMVGPEVPTNLSGTTSGIGSRVRVNLVRGLYQDEASYLPTPHIIVSLNCGLGSYSCWGGALDLIKSMNVPAYFTNESELSCSSSKQVLRAAGLHISYPVTPNPFRSPVRIFGTSTNFPSYSNCFLLGVNT; via the coding sequence ATGGATGTGCATTTAAAATATGCGTTTGGTAGATTTCAAGAGCAATTTGGAGCTGGACCTGGACTTGGTCCTGGATCCGGAACCAATCTTATGAAGATAGATGGTATTGCACCGCCTTTCATTAAGTCTATATACAGAGCTGCTGCAGCTTTGTATAGGACTGATCCTTGGAGGCGGTTGCGCCCAAGTCATCTTTTCGGTGTAAGGGTAGGGAAGGATTCAGATTGGTCTGGCAAAAAACAGCCATTTTCTTGTATCCAATTTATTGGTGGGGATGGTGGGGATATAGGTCTTTATATGTTTAGGTCGGAAAATGATGCGAAGAAGATGACTGGTCCTAGGGAGACAATTCGGGTTCCAAATGTTGAGGTTTTGCGGGTTACTTATGACCTGGACTCTGTGATGCTCCCTTCAAATAAGAGATTTGTTATATCGTTGGCATTGGAGGTCTCAGGTGAAGATCGATATCCAGTAATTGACGTTGGCCGCTGCACAAACACTGGCGAGCTTCAGTTTAGGAATCCAACACTTGAAGAGCTTAGATTTGTGTATGCAGTAATGAAAGGAGCTTCTCTTCTGCACCCTTTGCTTCAGCAAGATTATGGAGCAGCTCCAAAGTGGTCTAGAGTGATATATTTCGAACCTTTTATTGAAACTGTTGATGTTCAATGGCCTGCTGAAATGGCCAAAGGAAATGATCTTGTGGCAGTAACAATTTCACACCCTCCTGGTCGAGGATATCAGGAAAAGTATAGCTCGTCATCAACTTCCACTCCCACCAAGCATTCCGAAGCGCAAATGGAGGAGACATTTATTGATGTGAAATCAAATGCAGCTGTCTGTTTGAGGGAGTGCATGCTGTGTGAGGAAAAGGTCAGCAGAGAACAGTCAGTTTACTGTGGTCATTGCTCTGCGGTGGTCTATTGCAGTTCCGTCTGCCAGAAGCAGCATTGGAAGGAAGCGCACAAAGATGTTTGCGGACTTTACAGGGCCATGATGGAAAGAGAAGAAGAGCTGGCAATGAAGATCTTCATCTTTAATTGTTCTGCTGAGCAGCCTTGTAAATGGCTTGAATCGCTTGGTATTCACCAGAAAGGCATGTGGAGAAGAAAATGTAATTGTTATTTCCATTGTCCGTTTGGTCTTCTTCCTGTTCCGGGTAGACTTTGGGATTCGTGGGGCGGCTTGGACGAGAATGAATACCCTCATGATTCACCTTTTCATAATCATTTTAGAGATGGGATATTAAGCTCAGTCTTCTTATCTGGTTGGCTAGAGTACTACAGCCTCCGGTCATTACCACTAACGAGTCCCGTTGCAGATATTCTGTCTCATCCCTTGACAATCTATTACATATTGACAGCACTCAACATCAGCTCAAAGAATCTGTTACTCAAGAACAAAGAGGTGATACTCCACTACATTGGACCTGAAGGTGAGTTAGATTGGATGCCAGCCTTTGCTGATATTGGTCATCTACTCCATGGGATGGGCAATATACACATAATAATGGTCGGGCCAGAAGTCCCCACTAATTTATCCGGGACAACTTCTGGAATAGGTAGCAGAGTGAGGGTAAACCTTGTAAGGGGTCTTTACCAGGACGAAGCCAGCTATCTGCCAACTCCTCATATTATCGTGTCTTTGAATTGCGGGTTAGGAAGCTATTCGTGTTGGGGTGGAGCTCTTGACTTGATAAAATCCATGAACGTTCCAGCTTATTTCACCAATGAGTCCGAACTTTCGTGCTCAAGTAGTAAACAAGTTCTTCGCGCTGCAGGGTTACATATTAGCTATCCTGTAACACCAAATCCTTTCCGTTCTCCTGTGAGGATTTTTGGCACTTCCACTAATTTCCCATCATATAGCAATTGTTTTTTGTTAGGAGTAAATACATGA
- the LOC104121190 gene encoding mediator of RNA polymerase II transcription subunit 21 isoform X1: protein MDIISQLQEQVNTIAALAFNTFGTLQRDAPPVRLSPNYPEPPPANPTEDATNVAEQPKQMSAAFVKAAKQFDALVAALPLSDGAEEAQLKRIAELQAENDAVGQELQKQLEAADRDGCELIEHNFHLISLPQHLYPLLNCRICGGRKHSCICFPSERVVKVVLVRLRSKCLCILKYYYFLFILRLSLILLI, encoded by the exons ATGGATATAATATCACAGCTACAGGAGCAAGTAAATACCATTGCAGCTCTTGCTTTCAACACCTTTGGTACCCTTCAGAGGGATGCCCCTCCTGTTCGTCTGTCACCTAATTATCCGGAACCTCCTCCTGCTAATCCTACAGAGGATGCAACCAATGTTGCAGAGCAGCCAAAGCAAATGAGTGCTGCTTTTGTTAAGGCTGCCAAGCAG TTTGATGCATTGGTTGCTGCTCTTCCTTTATCAGATGGGGCTGAAGAAGCCCAATTAAAAAGAATTGCAGAACTCCAG GCTGAGAACGATGCAGTTGGCCAAGAACTTCAAAAGCAACTGGAAGCTGCAG ACCGAGATGGTTGTGAACTGATTGAGCATAACTTCCATCTAATCAGTCTTCCACAGCACCTATATCCTTTACTTAACTGCAGAATTTGTGGTGGAAGAAAGCATTCATGTATTTGTTTTCCTTCTGAGAGAGTGGTCAAAGTTGTTCTAGTTAGGCTAAGGTCCAAATGTTTATGTatcttaaaatattattattttttgtttattcTGAGACTCAGTTTGATTTTGTTGATTTAG